One window of the Gymnogyps californianus isolate 813 chromosome 13, ASM1813914v2, whole genome shotgun sequence genome contains the following:
- the CAMKV gene encoding caM kinase-like vesicle-associated protein has translation MPFGCVTLGDKKDYNQPSEVTDRYDLGQVIKTEEFCEIFRAKEKTTGKLYTCKKFLKRDGRKVRKAAKNEIIILKMVKHPNILQLVDVYITRKEYFIFLELATGREVFDWILDQGYYSERDTSNVIRQVLEAVAYLHSLKIVHRNLKLENLVYYNRLKNSKIVISDFHLAKLENGLIKEPCGTPEYLAPEVVGRQRYGRPVDCWAIGVIMYILLSGNPPFYEEADEDDYENHDKNLFRKILAGDYEFDPPYWDDISQAAKELVTRLMEVEQDQRITAEEAISHEWISGNAASDKNIKDGVCAQIEKNFARAKWKKAVRVTTLMKRLRAPEQTETAPAPATAAAATAATATAATDTAAPTAPGTPPAAAQPPAPSTPPATTCNGDGAATATATTTEAPSEQTG, from the exons ATGCCGTTTGGCTGCGTGACGCTGGGAGACAAGAAAGATTATAACCAGCCGTCCGAGGTGACCGACAGATATGACCTGGGCCAGGTCATCAAAAC GGAGGAGTTCTGTGAAATCTTTCGGGCCAAGGAGAAGACGACGGGGAAGCTGTACACCTGCAAGAAGTTTCTGAAGCGGGACGGGCGGAAAGTGCGGAAGGCGGCCAAAAACGAGATCATCATCCTCAAAAT GGTGAAGCACCCGAACATCCTGCAGCTGGTGGACGTCTACATCACCCGCAAGGAGTATTTCATCTTCCTGGAGCT GGCCACCGGCCGGGAGGTCTTCGACTGGATCCTGGACCAGGGCTACTACTCGGAGAGGGACACCAGCAACGTCATCCGGCAGGTGCTGGAGGCCGTCGCCTACCTGCACTCGCTCAAGATCGTCCACAGGAACCTCAAG CTGGAGAACCTGGTGTACTATAACCGCCTGAAGAACTCCAAGATCGTCATCAGCGACTTCCACCTGGCCAAGCTGGAGAACGGGCTCATCAAGGAGCCCTGCGGCACCCCCGAGTACCTGG CTCCGGAGGTGGTGGGGCGGCAGCGGTACGGGCGGCCGGTGGACTGCTGGGCCATCGGCGTCATCATGTACATCCT CCTCTCGGGGAACCCCCCTTTCTACGAGGAGGCGGACGAGGATGACTACGAGAATCACGACAAGAACCTCTTCCGCAAAATCCTGGCCGGGGACTACGAGTTCGACCCGCCGTACTGGGACGACATCTCACAGGCGG CCAAGGAGCTGGTGACGCGCCTGATGGAGGTGGAGCAGGACCAGCGGATCACGGCGGAGGAGGCCATTTCCCACGAGTG GATCTCCGGCAACGCCGCCTCCGACAAGAACATCAAGGACGGCGTCTGCGCCCAGATCGAGAAGAACTTCGCCCGGGCCAAGTGGAAG AAAGCCGTGCGAGTGACCACGCTCATGAAACGCCTGCGGGCGCCCGAGCAGACGGAGACAGCCCCGGCGCCGGCCACTGCCGCTGCTGCCACCGCTGCCACCGCCACTGCCGCCACGGACACTGCGGCCCCCACGGCCCCCGGCacgccgcccgccgccgcgcagcccccggcccccagcACTCCACCCGCCACCACGTGTAATGGGGACGGGGCTGCCACTgccaccgccaccaccaccGAGGCCCCCAGCGAGCAGACCGGCTGA